ACCTGTACCAATAAAACCTGTTAAAGTTCTTGCTACTATAATACCACCACTATCTGCAATAGTAATAATATGTGGTGATTGACCTGTGTTTACAGTAATTACGCCTTTAATACTTCCTGTTCTTCCGTTACAAGTTGGCTGATTACCTGTTATTGTAATTGCTACTGGTGTTATTTGCTCAATTACTACATCTTGGATTATGAATTCACAATTTGCATCATCTCTTACATATATATCATAAGTACCTGCTGCTAAATTAGTAATTGGATTTGTTGTTGAAAATACTCCTGCAACACTACCATCAATTACTGCTGAAAATTCGTAACCTATCGTAGATCCTCCTGTTGGAAATACTTCTATTTGCCCCGTAGGACTTCCTAATGGTACACAACTAGCATTTGTTGGTATAGCTGTTGCTACTAATGTATTATTTATTGTAACAGCTGCTGTTTCTATACAACCAGCAATATCTCTAATACTTACTGTGTAGCCTATGTTAGATAAACCTGTAATACTAAAAGAAGTTGCGTTAGCTGGAGTTGGTGTTTGCCATGTTGCTCCATCTAAACTATATTCATAAGTACCATTACCATTCGTTATGTTTACATCAATAATACCATTAACTCCGTCATAACATTGTGGAACTGCTGTGAAAATTATAGCTTCTCTAACTGGTACATTTATTAAAAATGGTGTCGAACGACAACTTTCTACATCTATTGCTACAACCCAATAATCTCCAGCTATATCAATATCTGTAAATGGTGCGCCTGTTTGAACTGCTGCTCCGGTTGCCGTTGCATTATCAAATAATTCATATGTATATGCTGCTCCGTTTCCTCCTGATGTCGTTGGTGTTATTGTTATTGTTGCTCCATCTAAAGTAGGATCTGCATCACATGTAATATCTTTTGTTACTGTTGCTGCAACGACTATTGGTGATGGATCTGATAAAACAACTGGATCTAACGTAATGTTACAATCTGTGACTGGTGCCCCTGTTGGTTTTACTAAAATGTTATAAGTAATGTTATCTAAATTCGGAATCGTAAATGGATTTGCTCCTGATGCAATCCAAGTTCCTCCACCATCTAATGAATAATCAAAATCTGTTGGTACTGTTGATGGAAATGAAGCCGTAACCTCTATTGTTCCATTGGTATCTCCAATACAAACAGGATTCGTTTGATTTGTTACTACTGCTGTAAATTCTTGATTATCTAAAATCGTAATGTTTACAACATCTACCGTACAATCACTTCCATAATCAACGGTTACTGTATAAGTACCATCTGATAAATCATTGAAAATACCTGTCGTATTTGTTGTTGCTCCTAAAGTATAATTATATACTCCTGCTGGTAAAGCTGTTATTGTAATATTTCCTGTCCCATCACAATTATAAGCTACTGCACTTGTTAATCCTGGTGCTGTTGGTAATGCTGGTATAACAACTGCTGGTGTTGTTACAAAATTACATGTATTTACATCGCTTATTGTTACCGTATAACTTCCATCTGTTAATCCTGTAAATACATGATCAAAAGTTACAGTATCTGTAGTGTGTGTTGTCGTAGTAATTCCATCATCTAATGTATATGTATAAGGTGGTGTTCCTCCTACTACATTCTCTACTGTAATTTCTCCTAATTGAAGACATGTATAATCTTGTGATTGTCTTGAGTCTCCAGCTATTGCATTTGGTGCGGTTATTATTACCGTCTCTGGTAATGGATTCGTACATCCATTTGCATCCGTAACTAAAACATCATAAGTTCCTTCGGCTAATGTTCCAAAAGAAATTGCAGCATCTGATGAAGGTCCAAACGTATGAACTGTTCCTGGTGCTCCTTGAAGTGTTAATGTTGTTGTATAATTTGAAGTTCCATTACTTATTGCAATATTAACAGTTCCAGTGCCTCCACTACAATCTGGTTGCACAGCCGTTACTACTACTGTAGGATCTGCTATTCTTGTTATTGTTACATTTTCTGAATATTCACAATATCCAACTGCGCCTCCTTGGTCTCTTACACTTACACTATAAGTTCCTGCCGCTACATTTATTGGACTTGTTGTTGTGGTTATTACTGCTCCAACTGTTGGTGCTAATGGTGTTACTACATACTGGTAGTTTCCATCTCCTCCAATTGGTGTAATGGCTATCTGTCCTAATGCACTACAAATCTCATTTGTTAGTACAACAGTCGCTGTTATTTGTGGGTTAATTGTTGCTGGTTCGGTTGTCGTACATTCAAAACCATCTATAACGGTTACATTATAGGTACCATCTGTTAATCCTGTAAATATATTTGATGCCTGTGTAGTTGTTCCACCATCTAAGCTGTATAAATAATTACCATTACCAGTTGTTATATTTACAGTTAATGTTCCGTTTGTTCCATCATAACAAACCTCTGGTGTTACTGTAAAAGCTAATACAACTTTATCTGGTACATTTACTAGAACTGGTATCGAACGACAACTTTCTACATCTATTGCTACAACCCAATAATCTCCAGCTATATCAATATCTGTAAATGGTGCGCCTGTTTGAACTGCTGCTCCGGTTGCCGTTGCATTATCAAATAATTCATATGTATATGCTGCTCCGTTTCCTCCTGATGTCGTTGGTGTTATTGTTATTGTTGCTCCATCTAAAGTAGGATCTGCATCACATGTAATATCTTTTGTTACTGTTGCTGCAACGACTATTGGTGATGGATCTGATAAAACAACTGGATCTAACGTAATGTTACAATCTGTGACTGGTGCCCCTGTTGGTTTTACTAAAATGTTATAAGTAATGTTATCTAAATTCGGAATCGTAAATGGATTTGCTCCTGATGCAATCCAAGTTCCTCCACCATCTAATGAATAATCAAAATCTGTTGGTACTGTTGATGGAAATGAAGCCGTAACCTCTATTGTTCCATTGGTATCTCCAATACAAACAGGATTCGTTTGATTTGTTACTACTGCTGTAAATTCTTGATTATCTAAAATCGTAATGTTTACAACATCTACCGTACAATCACTTCCATAATCAACGGTTACTGTATAAGTACCATCTGATAAATCATTGAAAATACCTGTCGTATTTGTTGTTGCTCCTAAAGTATAATTATATACTCCTGCTGGTAAAGCTGTTATTGTAATATTTCCTGTCCCATCACAATTATAAGCTACTGCACTTGTTAATCCTGGTGCTGTTGGTAATGCTGGTATAACAACTGCTGGTGTTGTTACAAAATTACATGTATTTACATCGCTTATTGTTACCGTATAACTTCCATCTGTTAATCCTGTAAATACATGATCAAAAGTTACAGTATCTGTAGTGTGTGTTGTCGTAGTAATTCCATCATCTAATGTATATGTATAAGGTGGTGTTCCTCCTACTACATTCTCTACTGTAATTTCTCCTAATTGAAGACATGTATAATCTTGTGATTGTCTTGAGTCTCCAGCTATTGCATTTGGTGCGGTTATTATTACCGTCTCTGGTAATGGATTCGTACATCCATTTGCATCCGTAACTAAAACATCATAAGTTCCTTCGGCTAATGTTCCAAAAGAAATTGCAGCATCTGATGAAGGTCCAAACGTATGAACTGTTCCTGGTGCTCCTTGAAGTGTTAATGTTGTTGTATAATTTGAAGTTCCATTACTTATTGCAATATTAACAGTTCCAGTGCCTCCACTACAATCTGGTTGCACAGCCGTTACTACTACTGTAGGATCTGCTATTCTTGTTATTGTTACATTTTCTGAATATTCACAATATCCAACTGCGCCTCCTTGGTCTCTTACACTTACACTATAAGTTCCTGCCGCTACATTTATTGGACTTGTTGTTGTGGTTATTACTGCTCCAACTGTTGGTGCTAATGGTGTTACTACATACTGGTAGTTTCCATCTCCTCCAATTGGTGTAATGGCTATCTGTCCTAATGCACTACAAATCTCATTTGTTAGTACAACAGTCGCTGTTATTTGTGGGTTAATTGTTGCTGGTTCGGTTGTCGTACATTCAAAACCATCTATAACGGTTACATTATAGGTACCATCTGTTAATCCTGTAAATATATTTGATGCCTGTGTAGTTGTTCCACCATCTAAGCTGTATAAATAATTACCATTACCAGTTGTTATATTTACAGTTAATGTTCCGTTTGTTCCATCATAACAAACCTCTGGTGTTACTGTAAAAGCTAATACAACTTTATCTGGTACATTTACTAGAACTGGTATCGAACGACAACTTTCTACATCTATTGCTACAACCCAATAATCTCCAGCTATATCAATATCTGTAAATGGTGCGCCTGTTTGAACTGCTGCTCCGGTTGCCGTTGCATTATCAAATAATTCATATGTATATGCTGCTCCGTTTCCTCCTGATGTCGTTGGTGTTATTGTTATTGTTGCTCCATCTAAAGTAGGATCTGCATCACATGTAATATCTTTTGTTACTGTTGCTGCAACGACTATTGGTGATGGATCTGATAAAACAACTGGATCTAACGTAATGTTACAATCTGTGACTGGTGCCCCTGTTGGTTTTACTAAAATGTTATAAGTAATGTTATCTAAATTCGGAATCGTAAATGGATTTGCTCCTGATGCAATCCAAGTTCCTCCACCATCTAATGAATAATCAAAATCTGTTGGTACTGTTGATGGAAATGAAGCCGTAACCTCTATTGTTCCATTGGTATCTCCAATACAAACAGGATTCGTTTGATTTGTTACTACTGCTGTAAATTCTTGATTATCTAAAATCGTAATGTTTACAACATCTACCGTACAATCACTTCCATAATCAACGGTTACTGTATAAGTACCATCTGATAAATCATTGAAAATACCTGTCGTATTTGTTGTTGCTCCTAAAGTATAATTATATACTCCTGCTGGTAAAGCTGTTATTGTAATATTTCCTGTCCCATCACAATTATAAGCTACTGCACTTGTTAATCCTGGTGCTGTTGGTAATGCTGGTATAACAACTGCTGGTGTTGTTACAAAATTACATGTATTTACATCGCTTATTGTTACCGTATAACTTCCATCTGTTAATCCTGTAAATACATGATCAAAAGTTACAGTATCTGTAGTGTGTGTTGTCGTAGTAATTCCATCATCTAATGTATATGTATAAGGTGGTGTTCCTCCTACTACATTCTCTACTGTAATTTCTCCTAATTGAAGACATGTATAATCTTGTGATTGTCTTGAGTCTCCAGCTATTGCATTTGGTGCGGTTATTATTACCGTCTCTGGTAATGGATTCGTACATCCATTTGCATCCGTAACTAAAACATCATAAGTTCCTTCGGCTAATGTTCCAAAAGAAATTGCAGCATCTGATGAAGGTCCAAACGTATGAACTGTTCCTGGTGCTCCTTGAAGTGTTAATGTTGTTGTATAATTTGAAGTTCCATTACTTATTGCAATATTAACAGTTCCAGTGCCTCCACTACAATCTGGTTGCACAGCCGTTACTACTACTGTAGGATCTGCTATTCTTGTTATTGTTACATTTTCTGAATATTCACAATATCCAACTGCGCCTCCTTGGTCTCTTACACTTACACTATAAGTTCCTGCCGCTACATTTATTGGACTTGTTGTTGTGGTTATTACTGCTCCAACTGTTGGTGCTAATGGTGTTACTACATATTGGTAGTTTCCATCTCCTCCAATTGGTGTAATGGCTATCTGTCCTAATGCACTACAAATCTCATTTGTTGGTACAACAGTCGCTGTTATTTGTGGGTTAATTGTTGCTGATACTGCAGGTATTGTACATGATAAACCATCTGTAACGGTTACATTATAAGTACCATCCGTTAATCCTGTAAATACATTTGATGTTTGTGTTGTTGTTCCGCCATCTAAACTATATATGTAATTACCATTACCAGTTGTTACGTTTACTGTTAATGTTCCATTTGTTCCATCATAACAAACCTCTGGTGTTACTGTAAAAGCAACTGGTGTTGGTGCTATTAATGGAATACTAACTGGTATACAATTATTTCTAGCTATCGTAATTTTAACATCATCAATAAAATTACCGACACTTATACTTCCACTTGCAGTAGATACAGCATCAAAAGCAATAACAGTTGTTGATTGACCTACTGGTACAGTATAAGTTCCTGAATATACTCCCCAAGCAGTTCTTCCATCTGACATTGTTTCTACTACAGAAGCAGTTGCTAAATCATCTCCTATTTTAACAGTTGCTACATCTGTACCAGATCTACCTCTATGTGCAACAGACCAACTTATTACATCACCTGGTTGCGTACAATACTCTTGAAATAATGAAGATTCTAAATTTGCATTTAATTCTGCATGAGCTACTCCATCATGAGCTGGTACTCCATTAAAATTATTATACCATATTTCTATTCTATTATCACTTGCTGTAGAATCCCAACCTGGAACATTGTTTTCATTATATATTCTAAAGGTTCTTCCTGTTCTAGCAGGTAATTCAAAACTTCCATTTTCAAATAAATTTGAAGTACAACCGCATTCATTACAGTTTCTACTATCACGAATCATAACAATATAATCAGTAGCTCTTGCTGGTACGTTTGAAAATATTGGAGAATTTTGCCATGAGGCACCATTATCTATGCTAAATTCATATGGAGGTACTCCTCCTGATGCTACAGCTGTAATTGTACCTGTTGATGGTAGTACACATGTTGGTATTTGAGTTGCTGAAGCTGATAATGTTAATTCATCTGGTTGAGTTATTACTACATTTCCTAAATCTATGACACATGTTTTTCCTCCATCTGTCTCTCTAATAAATACATTATAAGTATCCGCAGCTAAACCAATTACTCTATATGGATTGTCAGATGTAGCTGACCATGTCGTTCCTCCGTCAGTCGAGTATTCAAAAGTTGTTCCAACAACATTAGTTGCTCCTATTGTTATTGTTCCGTTATCTGCCCCAAAACATTCACTATCTGACCAACGATCAATACTCCCTGAAAAAATATTTCCTGGTTGAACTGTTACAGGTAAATCTAATCTACAATTACCAAAGTAGTTTACTCTAATTATATGATTTCCAACTGCAGTATTAGCAAATATGTTTGCATTTACTCCTGTTTGAGGTGTTCCACCATCTAAAGTATAACTATATGTTGCGTTAAAAGGAGTTACTGTTATTGTTCCTTCCCCTTCACAATTATATTCTATAGAATGGTTAAGTGTTGGTGCACCAGGTATCGGATCTATAACAACATCTGTTAAATTTCTTTCACAACCTCTCGCATCCTCAACTTTCACATTATAAGTACCTGATACTAATCCTGATACTGATACTCCTGTGACTGCAATGAAAGTAGCATCTGTAGAAAGTTTATAATAATAAGTATATGCTCCACTTCCTCCTGTTGGTGGTGTAAAGGTTAAAGTTCCTAAAATTGTATTTCCAGCAGTATTACACTCATAATCGGTTCCGACTACATCACCACCAGTAAGTGGTGAGGGTTCTGTAATTGCTATATTAGTAATCTCATAATCACATTGATAACCTGTTTTTGATGCTCTTATTGTTATCGTATAATTAGGATTTGCTGACAAATTGTTAAATACACCTGTAGTGTTCCAAGGGCCTCCGGCTCCATTTATACTATATTCTATAGGAGAAAAACCTAAATCACTACCAACTACATTAACATTAATACTACCATCTGTCAATCCATTACATGAAATGTTAGTTGCAGTATGATTAAATTGTAATTCTGGTTCAACATTAATTGTTACTGGAGTTGAAATAGTAGTACAATTATTACTATCAACTACAATAAAGGTATAAACCCCTTCTTGACCGTTAATAACTTGATGTGTGGTGTTTGTGAAATAAGCTGTTGCAGGAATATCTGATATATTAGCATACAAAGGTGTTCCATCCTTAGACCAAATAGCAAAAGAATAAACGTCAGATCCACTTAAAACACCTCCAGTAGGATTTAAAGTTATAATTCCATTAGAAGTTCCACCTAAACATGATATATCTTTTGTTGGTATTGCTGTTAAATTAAGTTCATCAGGTTCAGTAATAACAATATCTTCTGATGCTATACATAAAACATTAGGTACAGATACAGTTACAGTATAATTACCCCCATCAGTTACATTAAAAGTAAAATCATTATTCGCAGTAGGACCTTCTGTTGCAATTATACTTGCTCCTTGTGTTAAAACATATGTATAATCTCCTGGTGCCCCACTTACTTGAGTTCTAATTTGTGCAGGTTCATTTGCACATTGCATATTAGTTGTTGTAACATTAAGAGCAATTGTTGTTTCTTGAATGTTTATTGCAGGAAATGTATAAATACATGTTGCTGTAGATCCGTTTGCTAATCTAATAGATAAATTATAATCTCCTGGTGCTGTTACGGTAAAAGTATTACTCGTCTGAAAAGGCGCGTTAAATCCACCAGGACCTGTTAAGCTATATTCGTATCCGTTTGGTATATTATTAATAACTATATCTGCTGAATCACCACAAATAAGATCTTCTTTTACAATTGTAGGGGTTAATGGATCATTATAGACATTAAAATAATAAGTTTTAGGACACTGTCCATCATATAAAACTTCTAATTTATATTGACCTGCAGCTGTAAACGTTTTTGAAAAATCTGTTCCTAAATCTGTCCAACTACAACCTGAATCTACATTTGCACAACCAGTTATTGTTGTTGGGTTAGGACAAGATACTAACTCAAACCATCTTACTGTTGTACCTATTACACCTACAGGAGGAACTACAAAAGGTAAATTTATATCTCTCGAACCTGCATTACCACATAAATAAATTTCAGCTAGTTCAATATTATTAGGACATGAATTTAAAACTTGATCGACAAAAGGTATTAAAGGATTTGTTACAGTATTAAAAGCCGTTACATGTACAGTTTCAGTAGTACTTACACACCCAGCAGGTGAATTATTTGGAACCGTTTTAGTAACAATATAAGTACCTCCTTGAGTAACTGTTAAAATTTGATTTGTTCCTATTACAACTCCAAGGTTATTTGTATTCTCCCACGAATAAGATGCGAAACCAGCTCCTGCAACTAAATCAGTACTTGCACCACATAATATTTGTGTTCTTTCAAACGTACAACCAGAAGTATCTATTAAAAAATTTGAGGTACCTACAGCACCTAAATTACATGCATCAACTCCAGAAAAACTTGGTTCATTAATAACTCTAGGTGTTCCTCCTTCATCACTATCATAGTTGGCAAATGCCTGATTCATAATTACATTAGAACAAACATCTCTTAAATCATTACAGCTCGATACAACTTGTACTTTTAATTTAATTTCATATTCAGCACCATTTTCAGTAACCATACTATTAGGAATATTAAACCTTAACTCCCCTCTAAATCCGTTCCCTATAGCAGGTGGTGTATATGTATAGTCTGCTGCTGTTAAGCCTGTTGGTAGTATTATATCTGACTCTATTAAATCTACATTTGTTGGAAGTAAATCTATTAATTCTGTATTTAAAGCATTATCGGTTCCTACATTTTGAAACTTTATTGAATAAAATATTTCATCACCAAAATCAACTCCCATATTTGGAGGTACAGGATTTCCTGCAGCATCTTCAATCGTTTTTATTAATTGAATTTTAGGTTCTATTATTTCTACAGCTAAAGCGTTTAAAAAGGGCCAGTAAACATCACCACTAGTTGTAAATCGTAAACTTGCACTTGTTTGATTATTCCCAATAACACTATTCCCACTATTGTTCAAATTATATAAATCAACATCAAACCCTAATGTATTTTGACTGGCAGGGGTCCTATCGGTTAAATAAGCATCATACTCACTAACAGAACCATTAAAAAAATTAAATGAAGCTCTCCATTGCCAACCAAAAACAGGGTCCAATACCCAACCTAGAGTTGAAGGATTTACAACTGGTGTAGATTGATCTACATAAGTACCGCCCGTATCTTGTATTTGAAAACTATCTCCATTAATTGCTCGATCTCCTTCTAATGCTGCAACTAAAACCTTTGCTCTTACAGGTCCAACAGGAATTGTATTAAACCCAGTATAAGAAATTGTAGCATTTGTAGTACCGTTTATGGTTGAGAAACCATCAAAAAGAGAAATATTTTTGCTTGATAGTGTTTCATTTTCATAAATCACTACCATTGTCCATCCCGCAGCACCTCCTAAACCATTAGGATCATTTCCTACTACAGATCTAATATTTGCAGCAAAATAATCACCATTTACTCCTGTGCCCAAACCGGCAACTATACTCGTTACATCACTGTAACAAACATAAGGTCTTTGAGTAGCTGTACCACCTGTATAAATAGGCGCTCCAGTAATATTTCTATAATTAACATCCCCTGGTAATTTAAATTTAATTCTATTAAATTGATTACTTCTAGTTTCTTGATTTGCCCATGTTTCATATGGATATACAGCTCCCCAATACAAACCTGCATAAACAACTCTTGAACATGTAGGTAATGTTAAGCCAGCTCTAGAAGATGAAAATGTTGAATTATCACTATCAACATCTATATAATCCATAAACAAACCACCATTCCCTGAATTACCATTATATGGTACATTAGGTGAATTACTAGCATCAGATCTATTTAAAATATTATTGGCAATAAAAGTGATATCTCCTCTTACATTAATACCTCCACTACCTAAACGATTTGTAAATGGCACGTCTGGCCTTAAGCTTTTACCAACTATTTTTTCTAAAATTGGTTTTTCTGGACGTGTATTTTTTTGAGCCTGAACTGATACTACCAGAAGTAGTAACGTTACTATAATAAGTATTTTTTTCATCATCTTTCTATGGGGATTAATTATGTATTTGGGGGTATTATAATTAATTATTTTATATGTACTATTGTTTTAATATCGTAATATGAACCATTTAAATTGCTATTATACAAATCAATAGCCTCTTCTCTATTGTCAGTCTTTGCAATATATACGTGCATATAACCAGTCTTGGGATTCACAAAATATCCTGCTTCAATTCCATCATTTACCAGTTCATCTACATTTCTGTCGGCTAAAGATTTTTTAGAATTCACATAAATTTGAATATAGTAACCAGGAGTAACACCTTGTATATTAGACATTGTTCGCACTCTTGCAGGCGCCTGTTTCTTAGGCTCCTTATAACTATCTCCGCTACTTCCAATTGTTAATTTCTCTATATATACAGGATCTTTTCCTCCTTTTTTTATCTTAATTGATGATTCATCGTTTTTATCATTATTCTCATACAAACGTGTTTTATCATTAAATTCATCAATTTTTTCTTCTGCATCTTCTTCTTTTGCAAATCGATCAATATATACATAATACCATTTACCTTCTGGTTGATAAATATATTTAGCTTCTACTTTTAATCTCTTCCACTTATCTATTAAAACTTCAGCATTTTCTTTATCTCTAAATTTATCTGCTACAATATAATACATTGTACCTCCGCCTCCAGAGTATGTAATGGTACTTTCACGCCATGGTTTATTTGACCTTCGTTTTAAAGAATTATCTTTTCCTTCTATCTGATTGCTAGGCACTATAGCTTCAGTTGTCTTAACAATATTTGGCGTAGGTTGATTTTTTAATAACCTAAGTATTTCGTCTACTTTTTTGTTTAAAATATCTATTGAGTCTTGAGCTGTTTGAATTTCATCAGATAAATCATTATGTTCTGGATTCAAGTATTCTTCTTTTTTCTCTGAAATTCTTTCAGGTAATACAACGCTAACTTTTCCTGTTCTTCTTTTTGGTCTTTCTCTTCTAAATGATTTTTTACCAAAATTGTAGATTAGACCTATTTCATTGGTCGCTGCAAATTTACTCTTCTCATAACTAAAACCTATTGCAATTTTTTCGGAAATATTTACTCCTACTCCTGCCGAAATACCATATGTTTTATCATAACCTACTTTTGCCCAACCTGCTTTAGGTAAATCTAATATTAAACTACCTCCTATGCTAAATTCATCTTTACCAGGCTTTCTAGCAATAACCAAAGTCCTTAAATCTGCTCCTTCAAATATTCCTGAT
This genomic stretch from Tenacibaculum sp. Bg11-29 harbors:
- a CDS encoding PorP/SprF family type IX secretion system membrane protein, with the protein product MIRKITILFILLSSLSTTMFGQTSDSGQNYNSFSSRNFMKFNRFLTVPTFSALRENKTSLTAIVRNSNVDFEDNPRLHLVSYAGKMRENIGAGFAIYQQEVGAMKDFGAIANYAQRLQLNENMDLTFGFNFLYSRSSIDWARVLVQDADDSFLGNFQDIPIVMLQPAVTLSFGKFDVGVFFENLIDFNLKSSEMVTSFGEKTFSAHAMYSREFTYASGIFEGADLRTLVIARKPGKDEFSIGGSLILDLPKAGWAKVGYDKTYGISAGVGVNISEKIAIGFSYEKSKFAATNEIGLIYNFGKKSFRRERPKRRTGKVSVVLPERISEKKEEYLNPEHNDLSDEIQTAQDSIDILNKKVDEILRLLKNQPTPNIVKTTEAIVPSNQIEGKDNSLKRRSNKPWRESTITYSGGGGTMYYIVADKFRDKENAEVLIDKWKRLKVEAKYIYQPEGKWYYVYIDRFAKEEDAEEKIDEFNDKTRLYENNDKNDESSIKIKKGGKDPVYIEKLTIGSSGDSYKEPKKQAPARVRTMSNIQGVTPGYYIQIYVNSKKSLADRNVDELVNDGIEAGYFVNPKTGYMHVYIAKTDNREEAIDLYNSNLNGSYYDIKTIVHIK